The following coding sequences lie in one Musa acuminata AAA Group cultivar baxijiao chromosome BXJ3-1, Cavendish_Baxijiao_AAA, whole genome shotgun sequence genomic window:
- the LOC103978134 gene encoding uncharacterized protein LOC103978134 isoform X7, translating into MLQEAPTVLSKFSMKYQIERAIRWKQEWTEPHRLLQKRLLMPQKLADEFFSRLGNNFRKCYYEWLVKWKGLGYEDATWEFETSPFLCTCEAMALMKDYEARIEAKAAFVSSNADKALEFRSNRYIKLTRFPDGFPPGLDNDHLISINRLREFWHRNQNTVFLDDQERVIKSILFILSLLSYACRPFLIISPSTSLPLWEAEFNRLAPSINLVVYNASKDVRKMIRTLEFHQECGPIMFQVLLSCPDAIVEDFGTLECIAWEALFVDQCQNSIHLELFKRLSTDFRLLLLSGQLKDNIAEYLNLLSFLDSGIDGNSACTVESDAIDAAGTLALLKEKLSHYVAYDRKPDSSKFLEYWVPVCLSNVQLEQYCATLISNSILLRSCSNFDLVGVLGDILISARKCCDHPYLVDEHLPSSLTRGLPVTEYLDILVNASGKLLVLDKILQTIRNQGLRVLIFFQSFGRAGKFSIGDILDDFLHQRFGADSYEHVKRGIAMSRRLAALKIFNDKATGRFVFLIENHACLPSIKLSSVDAIIIYNSDWNPLNDLRALQRITVKSQHNSLLVFRLYSSFTLEERLLMFAKENMKLDSDIENINPSVCHSLLGWGASNLFHQLEEFHQTDCSKNQSQSSYDKMILNDMLEILTKFPCVPTKYSIVIKAQQSGASYSRKIILAGEEGGSWLDKDPHSFWSNLLEGRCPQWRYISEPSHSHRRCGKVRNWDESTLSSEPENDVGKKRLKKAVSSNTVDPISLKSWFQGKREAEGNNKLLSGNPDGSSHISITKGAFVPFQLETEAQFNSQGNAVSQVSLMSEGTKDINRRHEIDWEGRESLRTAQRNLHLILKPELSKLCEILKLPVNVSDVAQVFLDYIMNNHHVSPEPEMILQAFKISLCWRAASFLNQKIDHRESLTLAKKYLNYTCNEEQASNVYSKLRRLKKIFLGQNNIFMRKNEPNTSEPGRSVSGIDLTGEPSCETTPNSAESNLHDIEKGELQESSQSHCAFEQPMFLGQVPVLGTPANLHEDLGSLKDKLLKKRIDLINKVCSRREEDLSLRQQQEITDFNMHKEKLELNLKKAHEKDLELINDLVMDSADKNDKIRLLKEEFMKKMTGLEKQMDCQYKKLKDMQLFARDKEQQIKNHWIEEAKTGKLIESFDSIPLSDSGFRLEELKLANQDEAHDGLRNRIYDSRESGPFQNKQTGELITVADLVTSGLNSKTSEGPTVYPPEGSGCLPNQIDSLVSQSNVMYVTETESEPRETPLEVPSTLPPSKTVDLTIGTESESLPSEAPVMNSVIIEAESLPSESRESGPLQNKQTGELITVADLVTSGLNSKTSDGLTVFPPEGSGCLPNQIDSLVSQSNVMYVTGTESEPRETPLEVPSTLPPSKIVDLTIGTEYLPSEAPVMNSVITEAESLPSDSKESGPLQNKQTGELITVADLVTSCLNSKTSEGPTVFPPERSGCLPNQINSLVSQSNVMYVTETEFEPRVTPLEVPSTLPPSKTVDLTIGTESLPSEALVMNPVIIEADDIPINSSTPATVETEKQRGAENSDILCSSFCPLGSIEEGRSMNDGEDASFNTALLQNQADCHTGFQNDGSPCQAPHFSRHERLENSAGLEVQGSGSLQETPNLADFGTVDLTNHNMTVSNSSHDPLPVCTVVPLVSHVQESIAASGTEEELSDQIQHLSHQNDMPMQEPIVLSSELVGQVNPHPLVSQFVDHSFLPNSDTRSQRSIIEEPRSTSQPESVHYPLFPLAQLMPTQGLQPEPLKNELTSIRMHQDKITKMHDDRKLRLKYECDQELEKVRRKYDMLLQDAESEFLCSKEVLETIYNKVSMNQVLAEEFRAKFIENKGGTSSSRGHQTLQQLLQSSQPQFIQRSVSASTSTPMPLPATPPPAAAPSSLASVRLQTPMIPSSQTPGSLASVRLQTPLIPYGQAPSSLASVRLQAPPIPYGQVPSSLASVRLQAPPIPYGQVPGSLASVRLQAPLIPSGQAARWTSSVYPSNSARAHLCPMVPPQPNLQIRSETRAPAPHLQRFRANTSMTSHQQPHADVLSATMGQVAPMPTAQPCTDPHFGQSHISNTVSVCQDASPFYSELPMGVGNSIGVNRSISQFTDLVSSFDSWLATKPTSTAPAFSQPCVEPCGVVDVPPSNSDVVCISDDD; encoded by the exons GCTCTAGAGTTCAGGAGTAATCGTTATATTAAATTGACAAGGTTCCCTGATGGTTTTCCACCTGGACTCGATAATGATCATCTGATTTCTATCAACAGGCTTCGTGAGTTTTGGCATAGGAACCAGAATACTGTTTTCTTGGATGATCAG GAGCGAGTTATTAAATCCATCTTATTCATATTGTCCTTGCTATCTTATGCATGTCGACCTTTTCTCATCATCTCACCTTCTACTTCTCTTCCATTATGGGAGGCTGAATTTAATCGCTTGGCACCTTCCATTAATCTTGTTGTCTATAATGCAAGCAAGGATGTCCGGAAGATGATTCGAACTCTAGAGTTTCATCAGGAATGTGGTCCCATAATGTTTCAAGTGCTTTTGTCATGTCCTGATGCTATTGTTGAG GATTTTGGAACACTAGAATGCATTGCCTGGGAAGCTCTCTTTGTTGATCAGTGCCAAAATTCGATACATTTGGAACTGTTTAAGCGTCTCTCAACTGATTTCAGGCTACTTCTTTTAAGTGGTCAGTTGAAG GATAACATTGCTGAATACCTCAACCTGCTCTCATTCCTTGATTCAGGGATTGATGGAAATTCAGCATGCACTGTAGAATCTGATGCCATTGATGCTGCTGGTACACTTGCtttattgaaagagaaactgTCACATTATGTTGCATATGACCGTAAACCAGATTCCTCGAAGTTTTTGGAGTACTGGGTTCCTGTTTGCCTTTCCAATGTGCAGCTTGAACAATATTGTGCGACTCTGATTTCAAACTCCATACTTCTTCGTTCATGttcaaattttgatcttgttGGAGTTCTTGGTGACATTCTTATATCAGCCAGAAAG TGCTGTGACCATCCTTACCTTGTTGATGAACATTTGCCAAGCTCACTTACCAGAGGTCTCCCAGTGACTGAATATTTAGATATTTTAGTAAATGCAAGTGGCAAGCTGCTTGTACTTGACAAGATTCTCCAGACGATTCGGAATCAAGGATTGCGAGTTCTGATTTTTTTTCAG TCATTTGGCAGAGCTGGAAAGTTCTCAATTGGTGATATTTTGGATGACTTTCTTCATCAGAGATTTGGTGCTGATTCGTATGAGCATGTTAAACGTGGAATAGCCATGTCAAGAAGACTAGCTGCATTGAAAATTTTCAATGATAAGGCAACAGGAAGATTTGTCTTTTTAATTGAAAATCATGCATGCTTACCAAGCATCAAACTTTCATCTGTTGAtgctattattatttataatagtgATTGGAATCCATTGAATGACCTACGGGCACTTCAGAGGATAACTGTAAAATCACAGCACAATTCTCTGCTTGTCTTCCGTCTATATTCATCCTTTACACTGGAGGAAAGACTTCTAATGTTTGCAAAGGAGAACATGAAACTTGACAGTGATATAGAAAACATAAACCCCAGTGTCTGTCATTCTTTGCTTGGTTGGGGTGCTTCGAATCTCTTTCATCAACTAGAAGAGTTTCATCAAACTGATTGCTCAAAGAATCAGTCTCAAAGTTCCTATGATAAAATGATTCTTAATGATATGCTGGAAATATTAACTAAGTTTCCATGTGTTCCTACCAAATATTCGATTGTGATAAAGGCCCAGCAGAGTGGAGCTTCTTAttcaagaaaaattattttggctgGTGAGGAAGGAGGATCCTGGTTGGACAAAGATCCACATAGTTTCTGGTCAAATTTACTGGAAGGAAGGTGTCCGCAATGGCGTTATATTTCTGAGCCATCTCATAGTCATAGGAGATGTGGAAAGGTTCGGAATTGGGACGAATCTACATTGTCATCTGAACCAGAAAATGATGTAGGAAAAAAAAGGCTGAAGAAGGCAGTTAGCAGTAATACTGTTGATCCAATCTCTCTCAAAAGTTGGTTCCAAGGAAAAAGAGAAGCTGAAGGCAATAATAAGTTGTTGTCTGGAAATCCTGATGGATCTTCTCATATTTCCATTACTAAAGGAGCTTTTGTTCCATTCCAGTTGGAGACTG AGGCACAATTTAATAGTCAAGGAAATGCTGTATCACAAGTGTCTTTAATGTCTGAAGGTACTAAAGATATAAACAGGCGTCATGAGATTGACTGGGAAGGGAGAGAAAGCTTACGGACTGCACAGAGGAATCTTCATCTTATATTGAAGCCAGAGTTATCAAAACTATGTGAGATATTAAAACTTCCG GTGAATGTCAGTGATGTGGCTCAAGTGTTTCTCGACTACATAATGAATAATCATCATGTTAGTCCCGAACCAGAAATGATATTGCAGGCCTTCAAGATATCACTG TGTTGGCGAGCTGCTTCTTTCTTAAATCAGAAGATTGATCACAGAGAATCACTCACACTTGCAAAGAAGTACTTGAACTACACATGCAATGAAGAGCAGGCTTCTAATGTTTATTCTAAATTGCGAAGGCTAAAGAAGATTTTTTTAGGTCAAAATAACATTTTCATGAGGAAAAATGAGCCCAATACATCAGAACCAGGGCGGTCAGTATCTGGTATAGATCTTACTGGAGAACCTTCTTGTGAGACAACTCCAAATTCCGCAGAATCTAATCTTCATGATATTGAGAAAGGTGAACTTCAAGAGAGTTCCCAAAGTCATTGTGCTTTTGAACAACCAATGTTTCTGGGGCAGGTTCCTGTTCTTGGAACTCCTGCAAATCTGCACGAGGACCTTGGGTCTCTGAAGGACAAACTTCTAAAGAAACGAATTGATTTGATTAACAAAGTTTGTTCAAGAAGGGAAGAAGATCTCTCTCTCAGGCAACAGCAAGAAATTACAGACTTTAATATGCACAAGGAAAAGTTGGAATTGAATCTGAAGAAGGCACATGAGAAAGACTTAGAACTTATTAATGATTTGGTTATGGATTCAGCTGATAAAAATGACAAGATTAGATTGCTTAAAGAAGAGTTTATGAAAAAAATGACTGGACTTGAGAAGCAAATGGATTGCCAGTATAAAAAACTTAAAGACATGCAGTTATTTGCAAGGGACAAAGAGCAACAGATAAAGAATCATTGGATAGAAGAAGCTAAGACTGGCAAACTAATAGAGTCTTTTGATAGCATTCCTTTGTCTGATTCTGGATTCAGGTTGGAGGAACTCAAATTAGCGAACCAGGATGAAGCTCATGATGGTTTGCGAAACAGAATATATGACTCCAGGGAATCTGGGCCTTTTCAAAATAAGCAAACTGGTGAGCTGATCACTGTGGCTGACTTGGTAACAAGTGGGTTGAATTCGAAAACCTCTGAAGGGCCGACAGTTTATCCTCCTGAAGGATCTGGATGCCTGCCAAATCAAATCGATTCGTTGGTTTCTCAGTCCAATGTCATGTATGTAACTGAAACTGAATCTGAACCAAGAGAGACACCTTTGGAAGTTCCATCAACTCTTCCACCTTCAAAGACAGTTGACTTGACCATAGGAACTGAATCTGAGTCTCTTCCTTCTGAGGCACCTGTCATGAACTCAGTGATCATTGAGGCTGAATCTCTTCCTTCTGAATCCAGGGAATCTGGGCCTCTTCAAAATAAGCAAACTGGTGAGCTAATCACTGTGGCTGACTTGGTAACAAGTGGTTTGAATTCTAAAACCTCTGATGGGCTTACAGTTTTTCCTCCTGAAGGATCTGGATGCCTGCCTAATCAAATTGATTCATTGGTTTCTCAGTCCAATGTTATGTATGTAACTGGAACTGAATCTGAACCAAGAGAGACACCTTTGGAAGTTCCATCAACTCTACCACCGTCAAAGATTGTTGACTTGACCATAGGAACTGAATATCTTCCTTCTGAGGCACCTGTCATGAACTCAGTGATTACCGAGGCTGAATCTCTTCCTTCTGACTCCAAGGAATCTGGGCCTCTTCAAAATAAGCAAACTGGTGAGCTAATCACTGTGGCTGACTTGGTAACAAGTTGTTTGAATTCTAAAACCTCTGAAGGGCCGACAGTTTTTCCTCCTGAACGATCTGGATGCCTGCCCAATCAAATCAATTCATTGGTTTCTCAGTCGAATGTTATGTATGTAACTGAAACGGAATTTGAACCAAGAGTGACACCTTTGGAAGTTCCATCAACTCTTCCACCTTCAAAGACAGTTGACTTGACCATAGGAACTGAATCTCTTCCTTCTGAGGCACTTGTCATGAACCCAGTGATCATTGAGGCTGATGACATACCTATCAACTCTAGCACACCAGCAACTGTTGAAACTGAGAAGCAGAGAGGTGCAGAAAATTCTGATATTTTATGCTCGAGTTTTTGTCCATTGGGAAGCATTGAAGAAGGTAGAAGTATGAATGACGGTGAGGATGCAAGCTTCAATACTGCCCTCTTGCAAAATCAGGCAGACTGTCATACTGGTTTTCAGAATGATGGTTCACCATGTCAG GCACCACATTTTAGTCGGCATGAGAGGCTTGAAAACTCTGCTGGTTTAGAGGTCCAAGGCAGTGGCTCTCTCCAAGAAACTCCAAATTTGGCTGATTTTGGCACCGTTGATCTTACCAATCATAACATGACTGTCTCAAATTCTTCTCACGATCCATTGCCTGTATGTACCGTCGTGCCCTTGGTATCACACGTTCAAGAAAGCATAGCTGCATCTGGAACTGAAGAAGAGCTTTCTGATCAGATACAGCATTTATCCCATCAAAATGATATGCCAATGCAGGAACCAATTGTATTGTCATCTGAACTGGTTGGGCAGGTTAATCCTCATCCTCTTGTATCCCAGTTTGTTGATCATTCATTTTTACCAAATTCAGATACAAGATCACAAAGAAGCATCATTGAAGAGCCAAGAAGCACTTCTCAGCCAGAATCAGTTCACTACCCTCTCTTTCCACTTGCACAGTTGATGCCAACGCAAGGGCTTCAACCCGAACCATTGAAAAATGAACTGACTAGCATACGGATGCATCAGGATAAAATTACTAAGATGCATGATGATAGG AAATTGCGTCTTAAATATGAGTGTGATCAAGAGTTGGAGAAGGTCAGGAGAAAGTATGATATGTTACTTCAAGATGCAGAGTCAGAGTTTCTTTGTAGCAAGGAGGTTCTTGAGACCATTTACAACAAAGTTTCCATGAATCAGGTTTTAGCTGAAGAATTTAGAGCCAAATTTATTGAAAATAAGGGAGGAACTTCATCTTCTAGAG GTCACCAAACATTGCAGCAGTTACTTCAGTCATCCCAACCTCAGTTTATCCAGAGATCTGTGTCAGCATCAACTTCCACTCCTATGCCACTCCCAGCTACCCCACCACCAGCTGCAGCCCCATCCTCGCTCGCATCAGTCAGACTCCAAACTCCAATGATCCCTTCTAGTCAGACCCCAGGATCGCTTGCATCAGTCAGACTCCAAACTCCACTGATCCCTTATGGTCAGGCCCCAAGCTCGCTTGCATCAGTCAGACTCCAAGCTCCACCGATCCCTTATGGTCAGGTCCCAAGCTCGCTTGCGTCAGTCAGACTCCAAGCTCCACCGATCCCTTATGGTCAGGTCCCAGGCTCGCTTGCGTCAGTCAGACTCCAAGCTCCACTGATCCCTTCTGGTCAGGCAGCCCGCTGGACATCTTCAGTCTACCCAAGTAATTCAGCTAGAGCTCACTTATGCCCAATGGTTCCCCCACAGCCAAACCTTCAAATCAGAAGTGAAACCCGTGCGCCTGCTCCACATCTCCAACGATTTAGAGCTAACACATCCATGACCAGTCATCAGCAGCCCCATGCCGATGTACTTTCGGCCACCATGGGACAAGTTGCGCCCATGCCTACTGCACAGCCATGCACGGATCCCCATTTTGGACAGTCACACATTTCCAACACTGTATCAGTTTGTCAGGATGCCTCCCCATTTTATTCTGAGTTGCCCATGGGTGTTGGGAACTCCATAGGTGTTAACCGGTCTATCTCTCAGTTTACTGATTTGGTTTCATCATTTGATAGTTGGCTTGCAACCAAACCTACATCGACAGCTCCTGCATTCTCTCAGCCTTGTGTTGAGCCATGTGGTGTTGTCGACGTGCCCCCTTCTAACTCGGATGTAGTTTGCATATCAGATGATGATTGA